GATTTTTTGACCTGCATTAAGTGCAGAAATACCAATGTGCGACTGAACTGGACTACTACCGCAACTgggcgcaaattttcgctgaacccttgacgctgtcaaacgctttatttacgaaaattaGGTTcttttttgaatgttttttgcatttttaatataaatataacagcaacagcaacaaaatcgttaaaaaactGCAATTTTAACTGTCGCAATACCACggagaagcgaaaacagctccgaaaaaaGCGTTCCCGAAATAAACATCCCACAGTCCCACCACTGTCAAACtatgaagttttttctaaaatccaaatggggttttgttctacaagaagctacctgtctatttaaaatgCCTTGTCAAAAAATTGTATAAAACGTGTTTCAGCTCATCCGGCTTTGGAAAGTTGTGAAATAACGGCGCTAATCTGGCCCGTATAGGCCACGATTAATACAAATTCCTTGTGTTTCCGTTTGGGATGCCATTTTAGTTCAACGTTTTGCAGGACAACCACAAAGGTACTGCGATTTTCCGGATCGAACGAACTGCGCAGTGCGgggtggtgtgagtgtgtagccttgaacgagaagaagaagttcctctttccttctcgTGATCCAACACCGGAACGAACCGCCATGCAAGCATGTCTGCGACTTCCGAAAAACCGCGGTTATCATCCATCCTCAAATCACCCAGCCCACAGCAGGATGGGAAAAGTGCGACTCGCAACAAGGTCCGGTTCGTCGCGCTGTCCATCGAGTCGGCCCTGCAAGACGTAGTGGATAACAACCGGTTAGCCACCtacgatgagctgctgcagaagctgaaggaagaagaaatcgaTGTACGTATTCCTTGAAAGCCGGAAGGCTGTTGGATAGTTTTCAAGATTGcgtgcttttttttgcaggaCGTGCAATTTATGGAGCTGTTTATCGATGCCAAACGAAGCGTACCGCTTATGAAGACGTACTTCACCTTACTGGTCGATCAACTGCTTTCGATGCGCTGGCTAGACCGATCCGGTGAGTGCGTAGAGGCGTACAAGAACTTCGTGATCGAGCTGTCGATCGTGCACAAGAACTTTTGCCCGATGACAATCACGAAGCTGGTGAAGCTGTTCATCCCTACACCGGCCGCCCGAAACCAGTGGAATGTCGGGGTGCCGGAGGACGGGCAACGGTTGCAGCTCGCCGCCGTGCACGATCTTATCATGAGACTGACCAATGTGATTCCGATGATCTTCGATGTGGTGCTAACGCAGCTGCGGAAAAACTTTCCCTACCATAAGAAACCAACCTACGAGGTGACCGGCTACCTGTACAACGTGCTGCAGGTGACGGAGTACGCTTCGATCTACTGTGATGAGCTGCTTGATATCGTGTTTCATcaactgctgcagctggatGTCAATGTGCCACGCAGCGACATTGAAGCGACCGAGTACCCGGATGAGGACATGATATTCGATATGGCTATCAATGGGGAAGAGGAAGGCAAGGACGAGGGAGAGCGTACCTCGATGAAACATCCGCTGGCGGAAACGCTCGACTGTTTCATGCACATCATGTTCAACTTCATCGAGCGTTCAATCAAAGACGAAGGTGGCCAGGCTGATCGGTTGTTCAAGATCATGTTCAAACAGTTCGAAACACACGTCCTGCCTACGCACAACACGGACCATGTGCAGTTTCTGCTGTTCTACTTCTGCAGCTTTAAGCTATCGTATGCGGAACACTTTATCAGCTCGTTGTGGAAGAACGTTAGCAATCCCAACATTTCACCAACGGTGCGGCAGGCATCGGTCGGCTATATCGCTAGTATGCTGGCTAGAGCAAAGTTTGTTCCTTTAAGGTAAGCATCGCGTTCATTGCTGCCCGGTGGGATGGAAAGATAGTCCTTGTTTTAACATCTCGTtcggtttctttctcttcctcgctaGCTTTCTGAAGACGATGCTGCAAGAGTTGTCCCAGTGGGTGCATGGCTACATACAGCGCAGCGACTCAATGCACCACAATCAAACGCTGAAAGCACATCTGGTATTTTACTCCGTTTGTCAGGCCATCTTTTACGTGGTTGCGTTCCGTAGTAAACACCTGACGGCGAACGCGAAAAATCTGTCGTTCCTGCAATCCTTGCAACTGTCCTCGATCGTGACATGTCACCTAAACCCACTGCGCGTGTGCCTACCGACGGTGGCAACCGCATTTGCAGGCGTAACGCGGTCCTACCAGCTGGCGTACTGTCACACGATACTGGAACGCAATGCACGCCGTAAATTGGCCACGGTATACTCGAACAGCAGCGCCCAAACACCGGAAGACTGTCTCGATACTTTCTTCCCCTTCGATCCGTACATGCTGATTAAGTCGGGTCAGCGCATTGAACCGCTGTATCTGCAGTATCAGGTACACGAGGTCGATGAGGAACATGGCATTGCGGGTGGGGAGTACGTAGCTACCACCCACGGTAGCGGGTCCAACATAGTGAGTGGGCGCAAGCGCTACGATTCGAACACGGACGATATCGATGACTTTATCCCCGAGAGTAAGCGCCGTAAACATACTGCCGCTAGTCATGGGATGGATATGAATGGCGAATTTACCTACTCTTACGGCGTTTCACCTGGATTCCACAGTTAGGATGGCTCGTCAAAAGGCTAATAAGATTGGCCATCATCTCTCCACTCTCGTCCGTACCGAGGCGTATTCGTGGATCGTACGTTTTACGCTATAAAGTACGGTATGAAATACAGAAAGTTTtcttcaaatcaaatccaacttcgagttattttttctttcttctgtatttttttgagaaattacGAAATTACGTCAACAGATATGAGTCAGCAGGTACCCTACCATTGACTGCTCATACGTATGAGGCGCGTCTCGAGGCCATCCAAAGAAAGCTCACGCGTTACGCTATAAGAAAACTTTGCTGGGAAGACCCCTCTAACCTACCCGAA
The sequence above is a segment of the Anopheles darlingi chromosome 2, idAnoDarlMG_H_01, whole genome shotgun sequence genome. Coding sequences within it:
- the LOC125949919 gene encoding RNA polymerase I-specific transcription initiation factor RRN3, encoding MSATSEKPRLSSILKSPSPQQDGKSATRNKVRFVALSIESALQDVVDNNRLATYDELLQKLKEEEIDDVQFMELFIDAKRSVPLMKTYFTLLVDQLLSMRWLDRSGECVEAYKNFVIELSIVHKNFCPMTITKLVKLFIPTPAARNQWNVGVPEDGQRLQLAAVHDLIMRLTNVIPMIFDVVLTQLRKNFPYHKKPTYEVTGYLYNVLQVTEYASIYCDELLDIVFHQLLQLDVNVPRSDIEATEYPDEDMIFDMAINGEEEGKDEGERTSMKHPLAETLDCFMHIMFNFIERSIKDEGGQADRLFKIMFKQFETHVLPTHNTDHVQFLLFYFCSFKLSYAEHFISSLWKNVSNPNISPTVRQASVGYIASMLARAKFVPLSFLKTMLQELSQWVHGYIQRSDSMHHNQTLKAHLVFYSVCQAIFYVVAFRSKHLTANAKNLSFLQSLQLSSIVTCHLNPLRVCLPTVATAFAGVTRSYQLAYCHTILERNARRKLATVYSNSSAQTPEDCLDTFFPFDPYMLIKSGQRIEPLYLQYQVHEVDEEHGIAGGEYVATTHGSGSNIVSGRKRYDSNTDDIDDFIPESKRRKHTAASHGMDMNGEFTYSYGVSPGFHS